A window of Haliscomenobacter hydrossis DSM 1100 contains these coding sequences:
- a CDS encoding TonB-dependent receptor: MRLLSLFLVLLPFTLFSQSIKGKIFGKTPSGNEILPGATLTLVGTPQGAVSNEFGVFEINVPADADPRLLVSFLGFKTDTVAIAGRTYFSIYLEPDAKNLEAASVVAQQGGSFISALQGIKVEVINQKELTKAACCDLAGCFETQGTIQAQTTNLLLNSKELRILGLSGVYNQILVDGMPMILGSTFTYGISSIPGTLVDQIFVAKGANSVLQGFESISGQVNVVLKDPNPDKEKFLLNAYLNSFGEKHLNANFSTTLGKSWKSLTSLHLVQPASKRDRDEDTFLDLPLLTRLAIYQKFTVGDEQSAGWSSKIGLRYLDEKRIGGQTTFDAKSDQGSNQVYGQVVQYQQPELYTKTGYRFTPQSKISLIASAFQHQQSAWFGVTQYASKHLNAYANLQYEHLWAQKHDLKFGFSYRHLNLDETIRFSNNDLERTFAGDYQRQERTPGMFAENVFNFEQFSIIAGARVDHHRQFGWQFVPRLTLRYNAGDATVIRANVGRGLRSVNLFAENISLLISSRDIQFSESLDLEKAWNTGVNLTHTATGETLVATFSVDLYHTRFQNQIFPDYDSDPGLAIIQNFRGTSISNGFQFDAKFVLAKIFEAKFAYNFLDVYRRTGEQKIQLPFNARHRLVSAFSYEPKNKQWHADVNVHWMGPQRLPNTQTLPESFQQPDFSRAYAVTNVQFTKVWKKLDVYAGCENIFDFRQLRPIINWQNPFGEYFDTAFAWGPTRGRELYVGVRMKW, from the coding sequence ATGCGCCTGCTCTCCTTATTCTTGGTTCTCCTACCTTTTACCCTCTTCTCCCAAAGCATCAAAGGCAAAATCTTTGGCAAAACCCCCTCCGGTAATGAAATTTTGCCCGGAGCAACCCTCACTTTGGTAGGCACCCCCCAAGGCGCAGTGAGCAATGAATTTGGCGTATTTGAAATCAACGTACCCGCCGATGCCGACCCCCGTTTACTCGTCTCTTTTTTAGGCTTCAAAACCGATACCGTAGCCATTGCAGGGCGCACGTATTTCTCCATTTACCTCGAACCTGACGCCAAAAACCTGGAAGCCGCCTCCGTCGTTGCCCAGCAAGGAGGCTCCTTCATTTCCGCGCTACAAGGCATCAAAGTTGAAGTCATCAACCAAAAAGAACTCACCAAAGCCGCTTGTTGTGATTTGGCGGGTTGTTTTGAAACCCAGGGCACCATCCAGGCACAAACCACCAACCTCCTGCTCAACAGCAAAGAATTGCGCATCCTGGGCTTATCGGGGGTCTACAATCAAATTCTGGTGGATGGCATGCCGATGATTTTGGGTAGCACCTTCACCTACGGCATCAGCAGCATTCCGGGCACATTGGTCGATCAGATTTTTGTGGCCAAGGGTGCCAATTCAGTGCTACAAGGCTTTGAAAGCATCAGCGGTCAGGTCAACGTCGTGCTGAAAGATCCTAACCCCGACAAAGAAAAATTCCTGCTCAACGCCTACCTCAATTCCTTCGGAGAAAAACACCTCAATGCCAATTTTTCGACCACTTTGGGCAAAAGTTGGAAAAGCCTCACTTCCCTGCACCTGGTGCAACCCGCCAGCAAACGCGACCGCGACGAGGATACTTTTTTGGATTTGCCCTTGCTGACCCGTTTGGCGATTTATCAAAAATTCACCGTAGGGGATGAACAAAGTGCGGGCTGGAGCAGCAAAATTGGCCTGCGTTATTTGGATGAAAAGCGCATCGGTGGGCAAACGACCTTTGATGCCAAAAGTGACCAAGGCTCCAACCAAGTCTACGGCCAGGTGGTGCAATACCAACAACCCGAACTGTACACCAAAACTGGCTATCGGTTTACTCCCCAGTCAAAAATATCCCTGATTGCCTCGGCCTTCCAGCACCAGCAATCGGCCTGGTTTGGCGTTACCCAATACGCGTCCAAACACCTGAACGCCTATGCCAACCTGCAATACGAACACCTTTGGGCGCAAAAACACGACCTGAAGTTTGGCTTCAGCTACCGCCACCTCAACCTGGACGAGACCATCCGTTTTTCCAACAATGACCTGGAGCGTACTTTCGCGGGCGACTACCAACGGCAGGAACGCACCCCGGGTATGTTTGCCGAAAACGTGTTCAACTTTGAACAATTCAGCATCATTGCCGGAGCTCGGGTAGACCATCATCGGCAATTTGGCTGGCAATTCGTGCCCCGCCTGACCCTGCGCTACAATGCGGGCGATGCCACGGTGATTCGCGCCAATGTGGGTCGGGGCTTGCGCTCGGTCAACTTATTCGCTGAAAACATCTCTTTGCTCATCAGTTCTCGCGACATCCAATTTTCGGAATCGTTGGATTTGGAAAAAGCCTGGAATACCGGGGTCAACCTCACCCATACCGCTACGGGCGAGACCCTGGTGGCCACTTTTTCAGTCGACCTGTACCATACCCGCTTTCAAAACCAGATTTTCCCCGATTACGATAGTGACCCAGGTTTGGCCATCATCCAAAATTTTCGGGGGACTTCTATTTCCAATGGCTTTCAGTTTGACGCCAAATTTGTGCTGGCGAAAATTTTTGAAGCCAAGTTTGCCTACAATTTTCTGGATGTGTACCGCCGCACCGGCGAGCAAAAAATCCAGTTGCCCTTTAACGCCCGCCACCGCCTGGTCAGCGCATTTTCTTACGAACCCAAAAATAAACAATGGCACGCTGACGTGAATGTTCATTGGATGGGGCCGCAACGTTTGCCAAATACCCAAACCTTGCCGGAATCGTTCCAGCAGCCCGATTTTTCCCGCGCCTACGCTGTGACCAATGTGCAGTTTACCAAGGTTTGGAAAAAGCTGGATGTTTATGCAGGCTGTGAAAACATCTTTGATTTCCGTCAGCTGCGCCCCATCATCAATTGGCAAAACCCCTTTGGGGAGTATTTTGATACGGCATTTGCCTGGGGGCCTACGAGAGGAAGGGAGTTGTATGTGGGGGTCAGGATGAAATGGTAG
- a CDS encoding LytR/AlgR family response regulator transcription factor: protein MITCLIVEDEPLAAELLKSYIEKLPDLSLVGHCDSSLEAFSLLQQQHIQLIFLDIQMPRLTGLELLSALKNPPAVVLTTAFREYAVESYDYDVLDYLVKPIQFDRFLKAVGRYYQRQSAQQVPTQTSPDAFEQAYLFFRVDREQQKVWLKDIQYIEGLGDYVKIFTEAGPIITYERLSYLEEKLPVEHFIRIHKSYIICLDKMQSFSGTEVKIVGKRLPVGRMYKDRLGKIG, encoded by the coding sequence ATGATAACCTGTTTAATTGTAGAAGACGAACCACTGGCCGCTGAGTTGCTCAAATCCTACATCGAAAAGTTACCGGATCTGAGCTTGGTGGGGCATTGTGATTCCAGTTTGGAAGCCTTTAGCTTGCTGCAACAACAGCACATTCAGCTCATTTTTTTGGACATTCAAATGCCTCGCCTAACCGGTTTGGAGCTATTGAGTGCGCTCAAGAACCCTCCGGCTGTAGTGCTCACCACCGCATTTCGGGAATACGCGGTCGAAAGTTACGATTACGACGTACTGGATTATCTGGTAAAGCCCATTCAGTTTGATCGTTTTTTGAAAGCGGTAGGTCGGTATTACCAGCGGCAATCTGCGCAGCAGGTTCCCACCCAAACCTCCCCTGATGCTTTTGAACAAGCCTACCTTTTTTTTCGCGTTGATCGGGAACAACAAAAGGTCTGGCTCAAAGACATTCAGTACATTGAAGGACTGGGGGATTACGTCAAAATCTTCACCGAAGCAGGACCGATCATCACGTATGAACGTTTGTCTTACCTGGAGGAAAAACTACCCGTAGAACATTTTATCCGCATCCACAAGTCCTACATCATCTGTCTGGATAAGATGCAGTCTTTTTCAGGCACCGAAGTGAAGATCGTCGGGAAACGTTTGCCCGTGGGCAGAATGTACAAGGATCGCTTGGGCAAAATTGGGTGA
- a CDS encoding Crp/Fnr family transcriptional regulator, whose amino-acid sequence MQDLLNYFQKFQHLTQECQTQLLAISKLLYLKKNETLQPIGHTCKTIYFVQKGIARIFYYKDGIDITECFAAENHIIARVESLFTQRPSQKGIQIIEASEIIAINATKLFALYDQYPSIERLFRKIFEQGYVETVNRLESLQFYSAEERYLNLLHEMPNLLQRVPLKYIASYLGITQVSLSRIRATAK is encoded by the coding sequence ATGCAAGATCTACTCAATTATTTCCAAAAATTTCAACACCTTACCCAAGAATGCCAGACTCAACTCCTGGCCATTTCGAAACTCCTCTATCTCAAAAAAAACGAGACCCTCCAACCCATTGGCCACACTTGCAAAACCATCTACTTTGTACAAAAAGGCATCGCCCGCATTTTTTATTACAAAGACGGGATCGACATCACCGAGTGTTTTGCGGCTGAAAACCACATCATTGCCCGGGTAGAAAGCCTGTTTACCCAACGCCCTTCCCAAAAAGGCATCCAAATCATCGAAGCCTCCGAAATCATTGCGATCAATGCCACCAAACTTTTTGCCTTGTATGACCAGTACCCCAGCATTGAACGGCTTTTTCGCAAGATTTTTGAGCAAGGGTATGTCGAAACCGTGAACAGGTTGGAAAGCTTGCAATTTTACAGTGCTGAGGAACGCTATCTGAATTTGCTTCACGAAATGCCCAATCTGTTGCAGCGGGTGCCTTTAAAATACATCGCCTCGTATTTGGGTATCACGCAAGTGAGTTTAAGTCGGATTCGAGCCACGGCCAAGTGA
- a CDS encoding sensor histidine kinase → MKKQKIYTITGHALYWLLFFLFDWLAMSGRIGKFESRADFTTALINFVAAAGFAYGSIYWFRLNWFREQYLRLGIGVFIIALFAGFLKHALRTYFLYLPMLNTHIQDVASWANYWKPRYVTGSIVWTVLQASLILVFYFFDLWVRQLRQIEKAKREKVEAELELLKSQVEPHFIFNTLNNIYYLAQKSHPNTGEMIYRLAQLLSFMLYDSRKSLIPIEKEMDYIRDYVNLERIRYGEKLDISFNEFGVVKDILAPPLLLLPLIENAFKHGIAPVGAGWIRVDVSRRDSTLVCKVENSMSLEAKPLANLEKSGLGLSNLSSRLEALFPENHELKTLHSKESFLAVLSIPI, encoded by the coding sequence GTGAAAAAGCAAAAAATATACACCATCACCGGACACGCTTTGTACTGGCTGTTGTTCTTTTTATTTGACTGGTTGGCCATGAGTGGCCGGATCGGAAAGTTCGAGTCACGCGCGGATTTTACCACTGCCCTCATCAATTTTGTAGCAGCGGCGGGTTTTGCCTATGGTTCTATTTATTGGTTCCGGCTGAATTGGTTTCGGGAGCAGTATCTGCGTCTGGGGATAGGTGTTTTTATCATTGCGCTGTTTGCAGGTTTTTTGAAACACGCCCTGCGCACGTATTTTTTGTATTTGCCCATGTTGAATACCCACATCCAGGACGTAGCCAGTTGGGCCAATTACTGGAAGCCCCGTTACGTCACGGGAAGTATTGTGTGGACGGTTTTACAAGCCAGTTTGATTTTGGTTTTTTACTTTTTCGACCTGTGGGTTCGCCAACTTCGTCAAATTGAAAAGGCCAAACGCGAAAAAGTGGAAGCGGAACTTGAGTTGTTAAAATCGCAGGTCGAGCCCCATTTTATTTTCAATACCCTCAACAACATCTATTACCTGGCCCAAAAAAGCCATCCCAACACCGGCGAAATGATCTATCGCCTGGCACAATTGTTGAGTTTTATGTTGTACGATAGTCGAAAATCGTTGATCCCCATCGAAAAAGAGATGGATTACATTCGGGATTACGTCAATCTGGAGCGCATTCGTTACGGTGAAAAACTGGACATTTCCTTCAATGAATTTGGCGTTGTAAAGGATATTCTCGCGCCCCCTTTGCTCTTGCTCCCGCTGATAGAAAATGCTTTCAAACACGGCATTGCACCAGTAGGGGCAGGTTGGATTCGGGTGGATGTATCCCGTCGCGATTCAACCCTGGTTTGTAAAGTGGAAAACAGCATGTCTCTGGAAGCAAAGCCGCTGGCCAACCTGGAAAAATCCGGGCTAGGGCTGAGCAACCTGAGTAGCCGACTGGAAGCACTTTTCCCCGAAAACCATGAATTAAAAACCCTCCACAGCAAGGAATCTTTCCTGGCCGTGCTTAGTATACCGATATGA
- a CDS encoding helix-turn-helix domain-containing protein: MGEIEKLCSVSQFSSRRGQETLHPMVNVLDQSKSVPIAANRCLSEIYVVFLKDFRCEDFQYGRNKYDHEGETLLFIAPGQVFGFDLPAEIQIQPKGWALVFHPDLIKGTSLGQKMKDYRFFAYDVTEALHISERERQIVLECFHKIQEELERGIDKHSKMLIVSNIELFLNYCIRFYDRQFITRENLNKDILTRFEHLLKAYFDSDLPQSLGLPTVAYCAEKLNLSANYFGDLVKKETGTSALEYIQASIIDLAKEKIFDHRQSISEIAYAMGYKYPQHFTRLFKQRVGMSPLEYRRGN, from the coding sequence ATGGGTGAAATCGAAAAACTGTGCAGTGTGTCACAATTCAGTTCTCGGCGAGGGCAAGAAACCTTACATCCCATGGTGAACGTTCTCGACCAATCAAAGTCGGTGCCCATTGCCGCCAATCGGTGCTTGTCGGAGATTTATGTGGTTTTTTTGAAAGACTTTCGCTGTGAGGACTTTCAATACGGTCGCAACAAATACGACCATGAGGGGGAAACCTTGTTGTTCATTGCTCCGGGACAGGTTTTTGGTTTTGATTTGCCAGCAGAAATCCAGATACAACCCAAGGGCTGGGCACTCGTATTTCACCCTGATTTGATCAAAGGCACTTCCCTGGGCCAAAAAATGAAGGACTACCGATTTTTTGCCTATGATGTGACCGAGGCGCTACACATCTCGGAGCGGGAACGGCAAATTGTGCTGGAATGCTTTCATAAAATCCAGGAAGAGCTGGAACGAGGCATCGACAAGCACAGCAAAATGCTGATTGTCAGCAATATTGAATTGTTCCTAAATTACTGTATCCGTTTCTACGATCGTCAATTTATCACTCGTGAGAACCTGAACAAGGATATTTTGACCCGCTTTGAGCACTTGTTAAAAGCCTATTTTGACTCGGATTTACCTCAATCGCTCGGATTACCCACGGTGGCTTACTGCGCTGAAAAGCTGAACCTCTCGGCCAATTATTTTGGGGATTTGGTCAAAAAGGAAACGGGAACATCGGCTTTGGAATACATTCAAGCCAGCATCATCGATTTGGCTAAGGAGAAGATTTTTGACCACCGCCAATCCATCAGCGAAATTGCTTATGCGATGGGGTATAAATATCCGCAGCATTTTACGCGCTTGTTTAAGCAACGGGTGGGGATGTCGCCATTGGAGTATCGGAGGGGGAATTGA
- a CDS encoding alpha/beta hydrolase family protein: protein MKNQALLSFLLAICTTTLLAQFNPEKPELCQRNFYTEAQAIEVHKAVAAQYNDQATWEKRAQLIRQGILDGAEIKELSRKKPKHITIHSRKELNGYAVENVSFQSLPGIYVTGNLYTPLGTKGKLAAILAPHGHGPEPRYKEYVQQRCATLARMGAIVFAYDMIGYGDAKYCDHKIEKALKLQLINSTYVLNFLLSLPKVDKNRVAMSGESGGGTQTFMLAAVDERIKVSVPVVMVSGHFFGGCTCESGMPVHKRPTHITSNLEIAALFAPKPMLLISDGDDWTKNTPDFEYPFVQRIYGFYNRAANVENAHFPQEKHDYNASKRQAAYAFLAKHLGLNTVGVLKDGKFDETTNTVLTELDLKVFNEKYPVPGDALKGDEAVGRVLDVQR, encoded by the coding sequence ATGAAAAATCAAGCCTTGCTCTCTTTCCTTTTGGCCATCTGCACCACTACCCTTCTCGCCCAATTCAACCCCGAAAAACCCGAGCTTTGCCAACGCAATTTCTACACCGAAGCACAAGCCATAGAAGTGCACAAGGCAGTAGCCGCGCAGTACAACGACCAGGCCACTTGGGAAAAACGGGCGCAACTGATCCGCCAAGGCATTTTGGACGGTGCCGAAATCAAAGAACTGAGCCGTAAAAAACCCAAACACATTACCATCCATAGCCGCAAGGAATTGAATGGCTACGCCGTGGAGAACGTGTCTTTCCAATCCCTCCCCGGCATTTACGTGACTGGCAATTTGTACACCCCCCTCGGTACAAAAGGCAAATTGGCGGCCATTCTTGCGCCGCATGGCCACGGCCCTGAACCCCGGTACAAGGAATACGTCCAACAACGTTGCGCGACGCTCGCACGCATGGGCGCCATCGTTTTTGCTTACGATATGATCGGGTATGGCGACGCCAAATATTGCGATCACAAAATTGAAAAAGCGCTGAAACTCCAACTCATCAACAGCACCTATGTCCTCAACTTCCTACTTTCGCTGCCTAAAGTGGACAAAAACCGCGTGGCCATGAGCGGAGAGTCGGGTGGTGGCACCCAAACCTTTATGCTGGCGGCGGTAGACGAGCGCATCAAAGTCTCAGTACCGGTGGTCATGGTGTCGGGTCATTTTTTTGGGGGCTGTACTTGCGAAAGTGGTATGCCTGTACACAAACGCCCGACGCACATCACCTCTAACCTCGAAATTGCGGCACTGTTTGCCCCCAAACCCATGCTGCTCATTTCCGATGGTGATGATTGGACCAAAAACACGCCCGATTTTGAATACCCCTTTGTGCAACGGATTTATGGGTTTTACAACCGTGCAGCCAATGTCGAAAACGCGCATTTCCCTCAGGAAAAACACGATTACAATGCGTCCAAACGCCAGGCGGCGTATGCTTTTTTGGCGAAGCATTTGGGGTTGAATACTGTGGGGGTGTTGAAGGACGGGAAATTTGATGAAACCACCAATACGGTTTTGACAGAGCTGGATTTGAAAGTGTTTAATGAAAAATATCCAGTGCCAGGGGATGCGTTGAAAGGGGATGAGGCGGTGGGGAGGGTATTGGATGTTCAACGCTGA
- a CDS encoding class I SAM-dependent methyltransferase, giving the protein MEAIGAKQSHWDQVYTTKALEQSSWYQPRPSISLGFMQQLSVAKDAAIIDVGGGDSLLVDHLLDLDYQNISVLDISPKALEKAQTRLGTRAKAVKWILADAAEFDPTEQYDFWHDRAAFHFLTTEPDIQHYVQTAAQAIKPGGFLVMGTFSEQGPKKCSGLEIKQYSEQSLTETFAAQFKKRECYTIDHLTPSKSVQNFIFCVFQRNRA; this is encoded by the coding sequence ATGGAAGCAATTGGCGCAAAGCAGTCGCACTGGGATCAGGTCTACACGACCAAAGCACTGGAACAAAGTAGTTGGTATCAGCCCAGGCCCAGCATTTCTCTTGGTTTTATGCAACAACTTTCAGTCGCTAAAGACGCCGCAATCATTGATGTAGGCGGAGGGGATAGCCTACTCGTAGACCACCTGCTGGATTTGGACTATCAAAACATAAGTGTCCTGGACATATCCCCCAAAGCATTGGAAAAAGCCCAAACCCGTTTGGGTACCCGCGCCAAAGCCGTCAAATGGATCCTTGCCGACGCTGCCGAGTTCGATCCTACTGAGCAGTATGATTTCTGGCACGACCGGGCTGCTTTTCATTTTTTGACCACAGAACCGGACATTCAACACTATGTACAAACGGCGGCTCAAGCCATCAAACCCGGCGGTTTTTTAGTCATGGGAACCTTCTCGGAGCAAGGACCCAAAAAGTGCAGTGGCTTGGAAATTAAGCAGTATTCAGAGCAAAGTTTAACGGAAACTTTTGCGGCACAGTTCAAAAAACGGGAGTGCTACACCATTGACCACCTGACGCCGTCCAAATCTGTTCAAAATTTTATTTTTTGCGTATTCCAAAGAAACCGTGCTTAG
- a CDS encoding virulence RhuM family protein, with amino-acid sequence MHPKKLLLFTTSSEKVSVSVTFKEGTFWLSQKAIAELFGVKVPAISKHLKNIFETGELDQVAVVSILETTASDGKVYETHFYRLEAILAVGYRVNSAQATDFRKWATQTLNEFIVKGFVIDDERLKQGKHFGQDYFDELLERIREIRSSERRFYQKITDLYALSTDYDKSSEQTKTFFATVQNKLHWAITGQTAAEIIYTEADATKLYMGLKTWKAAPDGKIMKSDVAVAKNYLSHQHIAELNRVVSAYLDLAENNAQRGIAFNMQQWAKFLNGFLELSSYPILKDKGKVSMLEAKLKAEQEYEKFRVIQDRTYESDFDKEVKKLKP; translated from the coding sequence ATGCACCCTAAAAAATTGTTACTGTTCACCACCTCTAGCGAAAAGGTAAGTGTTTCGGTAACTTTCAAAGAAGGGACTTTTTGGCTCAGTCAAAAAGCCATAGCGGAGTTGTTTGGAGTTAAGGTGCCAGCCATCAGTAAGCATTTAAAAAATATTTTTGAGACTGGTGAGTTGGATCAGGTCGCAGTTGTTTCCATTTTGGAAACAACTGCCAGTGATGGCAAAGTTTATGAAACCCATTTTTATCGATTGGAAGCTATATTAGCCGTAGGCTACCGAGTCAATTCTGCACAAGCTACCGATTTTCGCAAATGGGCTACCCAAACCCTGAACGAGTTCATCGTCAAGGGTTTTGTCATAGATGATGAACGCCTGAAACAAGGCAAACACTTTGGGCAGGACTATTTTGATGAACTGCTGGAACGCATCCGGGAAATCCGCAGCAGCGAACGGCGTTTTTATCAAAAAATCACGGACTTATACGCACTCAGTACCGACTATGATAAAAGCAGTGAGCAGACGAAAACGTTTTTTGCTACAGTACAAAACAAGTTACATTGGGCCATTACTGGACAAACCGCGGCAGAAATCATCTATACAGAAGCAGATGCCACCAAGCTATACATGGGACTGAAAACCTGGAAAGCCGCACCCGATGGCAAAATCATGAAAAGTGATGTGGCGGTAGCAAAAAACTATCTATCGCACCAACATATTGCCGAACTTAACCGTGTGGTATCCGCATATCTGGATTTAGCGGAAAACAATGCGCAACGAGGCATCGCTTTCAACATGCAACAATGGGCCAAGTTTCTTAATGGTTTTTTGGAACTTTCCAGCTATCCGATTTTGAAAGATAAAGGAAAAGTATCCATGTTGGAAGCCAAACTGAAAGCAGAACAAGAATATGAAAAATTCAGGGTGATACAAGACCGAACTTATGAAAGCGATTTTGACAAGGAGGTAAAAAAATTGAAACCATGA
- a CDS encoding heavy-metal-associated domain-containing protein encodes MKNVFAAFLTFACLFFAQNGMAQTANAPKDEVKVATIKISGLCCNGDLATLKKKLVNQEGVDEVTADNAKKEATNIKVKYHTGVISEEKIRSLIEKSAGCENPNETPYKVKAVTYL; translated from the coding sequence ATGAAAAACGTATTTGCTGCATTCTTGACCTTCGCTTGCCTGTTTTTTGCCCAAAACGGGATGGCGCAAACGGCCAACGCCCCTAAGGACGAAGTAAAAGTAGCCACCATCAAAATAAGCGGCTTGTGCTGTAACGGCGACCTGGCCACCCTAAAAAAGAAACTGGTCAACCAAGAAGGGGTAGATGAAGTGACTGCTGACAATGCCAAAAAAGAAGCGACCAACATCAAAGTGAAATACCACACCGGGGTTATTTCTGAAGAAAAAATCCGCAGCTTGATTGAAAAATCCGCAGGTTGTGAGAACCCTAATGAAACGCCTTACAAGGTGAAAGCGGTGACGTATTTGTAG